Proteins co-encoded in one Stomoxys calcitrans chromosome 5, idStoCalc2.1, whole genome shotgun sequence genomic window:
- the LOC131997856 gene encoding uncharacterized protein LOC131997856, with protein sequence MATSSLQGQPQNQQKEQPINTLQTCPTCNKPTRSCCISCSKCHKLFHFECARVTNILQIYTCSSCSQSSSPASPTHSVRSHLSISSDKSLNRRQNLLLQRLEEEKQLAIERDREFLNRKYQILEQFADHSDNESSLVDSVSEWLNTQPAAYSNDTTQDLFANHFDENTYHNLPTASSNAAFIDNYNPSLTITNSGHQTVTRHQPDIAHNMSSNTARPAFTSTLNNNATFINKPSSQSSLFPANLRDSVPPSFLNTPQNLSSTDLTYQQINARQTVPKDLPAFGGNPTEWPLFSSTYDWSTAVCGLTDAENLVRLQKALRGDALQAVQHILIHPSCVATAMATLKLLYGQPEKILHSLKMKIRSLPPINANKLDTITSFAVQVKGLQATIEACDLLDELNNSSLLQELISKLPSYFQINWGTFKMNLAKQNKRVNLSEFSNWMFDIGLSASSVNIESLCTSAAVPVIQSKQRNAYVHTHAEENSNTCMLCGGDCRNIPSCEKFITADRAQRWEMVREFQLCKQCLRKHYGPCNANVCGKEGCQYKHHCLLHKTRHNEGADKNKQATSMESQNNAIAENSTHSCNTHSASIHNNFFKIIPVTIYGSGDKLFKTYAFIDEGSSTSLIEEQIMYDLNLSGSPEPLCLKWTGNVEREEQNSSRLCITLAGPNQKRFKADVRTVKHLSLPKQTVDCEAIAQAFPYLKGIPIQGYKDAVPRILIGLNNSRLCVSQRIKEGKANQPVAICTRLGWLLCGSSKGISSVEYHHCHVCECNVDLENNLDKLIKRFYCLESSGISCTMKALSDDDSKAIAIMEKYTKQRPDSHYETALLWRDENKVMPNSYEMAKKRYLCLEKRLKADKDLDAILNKTISEYVSKGYITRVTSNDMLSAKKLWYLPIFPVFNKNKPGKTRIVWDAAATVNGVSLNSMLFKGPDLLSSLPDILFRFRQKSVAICGDIEQMFHQIFIREEDRNVQRFLWRAEDGDEEPNIFIMNVMIFGASCAPCISQFVKNLNANKYRNQFPAAANAIVHNHYVDDFLDSVDTIEEAIHLARNIKYVHSKAGFNIRNWICNNSDVLKAINGEHGQNQKDLNLGSGVDTDKVLGIFWSSRDDFITFKVSPHLKESNLFVKGKTPTKRNLLRILMTIYDPLGLIGHFLMYLKIVLQEVWRSGVGWDEEIHPPQMTKWTNWLSHLSEIEDIKIPRCYLQTFKSYHNLDVELHTFADASENGYAAISYLRISDGSEVVISLVGSKTKVAPLKMTSIPRLELMAALIASRFATSVVNSATINIRQRYFWSDSKTVISWIKSDHRRYHQFVAFRVSEILELTELSNWRWVPGKLNVADEATKWKRCGPDLSNGSRWMNGPDFLREPQDAWPTQVEIQTGTDCEQRHHILAIDEVSSFVNIERFSQWRRAMRAVAYAIHYINKLRKPDHHCELTQDELIKAETVLLKQAQKVVYNEEIALLMKGEKRRMVYCALMGE encoded by the coding sequence ATGGCTACATCTTCCTTACAGGGTCAACcacaaaaccaacaaaaagaGCAACCCATAAATACACTACAAACTTGCCCAACATGTAACAAACCAACACGCTCATGCTGTATTAGTTGCAGCAAATGCCACAAACTCTTTCACTTCGAGTGTGCTCGTGTCACcaatattttgcaaatatatACCTGCTCATCATGTTCTCAAAGTTCTAGCCCAGCAAGTCCCACTCACTCTGTACGCAGTCATTTAAGCATTTCTTCCGATAAATCACTGAACCGCAGACAAAACTTGCTACTACAACGCCTTGAGGAAGAAAAACAGCTTGCGATTGAACGAGACCGCGAATTTTTGAATCGAAAATACCAAATATTAGAACAATTCGCAGACCACAGCGACAACGAAAGTTCCCTGGTAGATTCTGTTAGTGAGTGGCTAAATACTCAGCCTGCAGCATATTCCAACGACACCACACAAGATTTGTTTGCCAACCACTTCGATGAAAATACTTACCATAATTTACCAACTGCTAGCTCTAATGCTGCGTTTATAGACAATTACAATCCGTCATTAACAATTACTAACAGCGGCCATCAGACAGTAACACGACACCAACCAGATATAGCCCATAATATGTCGAGCAACACAGCTCGGCCCGCCTTCACATCTACACTCAACAATAATGCAACATTTATTAATAAGCCTTCATCCCAAAGTTCTCTTTTCCCCGCGAATTTGCGTGATAGCGTTCCACCATCATTTTTAAATACACCACAAAATCTCTCCAGCACTGATCTCACGTACCAGCAAATAAATGCCAGACAGACGGTTCCAAAAGATTTGCCAGCGTTTGGAGGAAACCCAACAGAATGGCCTTTGTTTAGTTCCACCTACGATTGGTCTACGGCAGTCTGCGGCTTAACAGATGCTGAAAATTTGGTTCGTCTCCAAAAGGCACTTCGCGGTGATGCTCTCCAAGCCGTACAGCATATATTGATTCACCCCTCTTGCGTTGCAACGGCCATGGCAACATTAAAGCTTTTGTATGGACAGCCAGAAAAAATTCTGCATTCGCTAAAAATGAAAATCCGTAGTTTACCGCCTATTAATGCAAATAAACTGGACACTATTACCTCATTCGCAGTGCAAGTGAAAGGCCTTCAAGCGACTATTGAAGCGTGTGATCTTTTAGATGAATTGAATAACTCTTCCCTTTTGCAGGAGTTAATTTCCAAATTGCCGTCTTACTTCCAAATTAATTGGGGAACATTTAAAATGAActtagcaaaacaaaacaaaagagtaAATCTGTCAGAATTCTCCAATTGGATGTTTGACATAGGTCTCTCAGCAAGCAGCGTAAACATTGAGAGCCTATGTACCTCTGCTGCAGTACCTGTCATTCAAAGCAAGCAGAGAAACGCTTATGTTCATACTCACGCAGAAGAGAACAGCAATACGTGCATGCTATGTGGTGGTGACTGCAGAAACATACCTTCTTGTGAGAAATTTATTACAGCTGATCGAGCCCAGAGATGGGAGATGGTTAGAGAGTTTCAATTATGCAAGCAATGCCTTCGTAAACACTACGGCCCATGCAACGCAAATGTATGTGGAAAAGAGGGGTGTCAATATAAACACCACTGTCTTCTTCACAAAACTCGTCATAACGAAGGAGCAgataaaaacaaacaagcaacATCAATGGAATCACAAAACAATGCAATCGCAGAAAATTCAACTCATTCTTGTAACACGCACAGTGCATCCATTCACAATAATTTCTTTAAGATTATCCCCGTAACCATTTATGGTAGTGGCGATAAGCTATTCAAAACGTATGCCTTTATAGACGAGGGGTCTTCTACAAGTTTGATTGAAGAACAAATAATGTATGATTTAAATCTTTCAGGGTCACCCGAACCTCTTTGTTTAAAATGGACGGGAAATGTCGAGCGTGAAGAGCAAAACTCCAGTCGTCTTTGTATTACCCTCGCAGGCCCCAATCAAAAGAGGTTTAAAGCTGATGTGAGAACAGTTAAACATCTATCGCTGCCTAAACAAACAGTTGACTGCGAAGCGATTGCCCAAGCATTTCCCTATTTGAAAGGCATTCCTATTCAAGGGTATAAAGATGCAGTACCGCGTATTCTTATTGGCTTAAATAATTCACGATTATGTGTTTCTCAGCGAATAAAAGAGGGAAAGGCAAATCAACCGGTTGCAATTTGTACTCGCTTAGGCTGGCTGTTGTGTGGCTCGTCCAAAGGGATTTCATCGGTGGAGTATCATCATTGTCATGTATGCGAGTGTAATGTGGATTTAGAAAATAACTTAGATAAACTAATCAAAAGATTTTATTGCTTGGAATCATCTGGTATTAGCTGCACAATGAAAGCGTTAAGCGATGACGACAGTAAAGCAATTGCAATTATGGAAAAATATACAAAGCAGAGGCCCGATTCACACTATGAAACTGCATTATTGTGGCGAGATGAAAACAAAGTTATGCCCAACAGCTATGAGATGGCAAAAAAAAGATACTTGTGTCTAGAAAAAAGATTAAAAGCTGATAAAGACTTAGATGCTATTTTAAATAAGACTATTTCTGAATATGTTTCTAAAGGCTATATAACAAGAGTTACCTCAAATGATATGTTATCAGCAAAGAAACTCTGGTATTTGCCAATTTTTCCGGTGTTCAACAAGAACAAGCCCGGCAAGACCAGAATCGTTTGGGATGCCGCCGCAACAGTAAATGGAGTATCTCTCAACTCAATGTTATTTAAAGGGCCAGATTTATTGTCGTCGCTTCCAGATATACTTTTTCGTTTTAGGCAAAAGTCTGTGGCCATTTGCGGTGATATAGAACAAATGTTCCACCAGATTTTTATACGGGAGGAAGATCGTAACGTTCAGCGGTTTTTATGGCGTGCAGAAGATGGTGATGAAGaaccaaatatttttatcatGAATGTCATGATTTTCGGCGCATCATGTGCACCATGTAtttcacaatttgtgaaaaacttGAATGCCAATAAGTATCGAAATCAATTTCCAGCTGCCGCTAATGCAATTGTGCATAATCACTATGTGGATGACTTTTTAGATTCTGTGGACACAATTGAAGAGGCAATCCACCTAGCCAGAAATATTAAATATGTTCACAGCAAAGCGGGATTTAATATACGAAATTGGATCTGTAATAACAGTGACGTTCTAAAGGCAATAAATGGGGAACATGGTCAAAATCAGAAGGATCTTAACTTAGGCAGTGGTGTTGATACAGATAAAGTTTTGGGTATCTTTTGGAGTTCAAGGGACGATTTTATTACATTCAAAGTATCACCCCACCTTAAAGAGAGCAATTTATTTGTAAAAGGCAAAACGCCAACGAAGAGAAACTTGCTAAGAATTCTTATGACTATTTATGACCCTTTGGGACTCATTGGTCATTTCCTTATGTACTTAAAGATAGTGTTACAGGAAGTTTGGCGCAGCGGTGTTGGGTGGGACGAAGAAATCCATCCACCACAGATGACTAAATGGACAAACTGGCTGTCACATTTGTCAGAAATAGAAGACATTAAAATACCTCGCTGCTATTTGCAGACGTTTAAATCTTATCATAATCTAGATGTGGAGCTACATACATTTGCAGACGCTAGCGAAAACGGTTATGCTGCGATATCGTACCTTCGTATTTCAGACGGCAGTGAGGTGGTAATTTCTTTAGTCGGATCTAAAACCAAGGTCGCCCCACTCAAGATGACATCCATACCGCGCCTAGAATTAATGGCAGCGCTAATTGCTTCCAGATTTGCGACCAGTGTTGTCAATAGCGCGACCATTAATATACGGCAACGATATTTTTGGTCTGATTCAAAAACTGTCATTAGCTGGATAAAATCAGATCACAGGAGGTACCATCAATTTGTCGCATTTCGGGTTAGCGAGATATTAGAACTAACTGAGTTGAGTAATTGGCGCTGGGTACCGGGTAAACTTAATGTGGCCGACGAAGCTACTAAATGGAAGAGGTGCGGGCCAGATTTATCAAATGGCAGTAGATGGATGAACGGACCCGATTTTCTCCGAGAACCCCAAGATGCGTGGCCAACTCAAGTCGAAATTCAAACCGGCACAGACTGTGAGCAGAGGCATCACATATTGGCTATTGACGAAGTTAGCAGCTTTGTTAATATAGAACGTTTTTCACAGTGGC